DNA sequence from the Chitinivibrionales bacterium genome:
GCATGTGTATGACGCGCGCACCAAAGAGCCGGATTACCAGATGCTTTACCTCAAGGAAAATGTAAACGGAACGGTGGCGGTGTTCAAGGAGACCCGGCAAAGCGGCCGCAAATACATGCTCATCGATGGGATAGGTGAGGTGAGCACCGATTATTTCAGCATGCGCGCGTTCCGCATGCTCGGGCTGCTGCCCGCCCTGTATTCGCCCGGGGCGAAAAACGCGCTCGTGGTGACCTTCGGCAGCGGCATCGCGGCCGGCACCATTGCAAACCTGCCCGGCATCGAAAAGGTGGAATGCATAGAAATCTGCAAGGAGGCGTTCAACGCGGCGAACAGCTTCGCAGTCGAAAACCACGACGTGCTTCATAATCCGAAGGTGCGGTATGTGGTCAACGACGGCAGGAACTTTCTGTTCACCACGCGCAAGCGCTACGACCTGATCAGCGCCGACGCGTCGCACCCCACGAGCAGCGACAGCTGGATACTTTACACAAAGGAATTCTACGAGCTGTGCCGCAGCCGGCTGTCCGACAGCGGCGTCATGTGCCAGTGGATTCCGCTGCGCGGCGTTTTGGAAAAGGACTATAAAACCATCCTCAACACCTTCAGGTCGGTTTTCCCGTACATGACCCTGTGGTATGCCGGCGGGTACAAGGCGATCGGGCATACCATTTTATGCGGCTCGAAACGGCCCATGAAAATCGACATGGGCCGCGCCGGGGCGCTTTTGGACGACAGCCGCGTGAAAAGCGACCTTGAACAGGTGAACGTTTTTTCTCTCCAGGATGTGTTCAACTGCTTCGTGATGGACCAGGATTCGGCAACGGTCTTCGGCAGCGGGGCGGCGCTCAACACCGACGACAGGCCGGTGGTGATTTTTTCAAAGGCCGAGCTGTGGAAAAAACCGTTTATCGGACTCAGGTCAATGATGCGGTACCGCATGAATATCTATCCCGAACTGTGCGGCATGGACAGCGTGAAAGGCGTCCAGATCAAACAGGCCGTTGATAAAAATTTTGAAGCCATGGGCCATTCCATCCAGGGGCAAATTCTGGAATTCGAGGAATTCGTGATGCGCATGGACTTTGATCCACGCCTGCCTGACGCGGCCCTTGCGCCGAACCTTTCCAGAAGCCGGGACATGCTCAAACAGGTGCTCACCGAATATACGACGGCTTTAGAGCAGAACACGGATGACGCTCATACGAGATATCTGATGATTCAGGATTATTCCGAGTACCGGGCCATAATGGCGTATCTTGACAGAGTGCAAAAACGCCGGCAAGGACGGTAGGGCTTATCCCGTATGATTAAATCATCCATTCGCCATCCAATTACCAATGTAACCTTGTTTGCC
Encoded proteins:
- a CDS encoding fused MFS/spermidine synthase, with amino-acid sequence MKPSTRQQSIKRNPFFIKEKFVLTILMPVVALLAGFCTMSCEIVWTRILKYFVDNSIQAFSMILATFLTGLALGGYVFSRFVDSRKAPLLFLGFLETGIGLLCLLSILAIGHAGALIAALNTVFGKGFNAEIGIRVLVFSSAILPPTMLMGGVFPLVSKLYAKNADVAGRSVGEIYAVNTVGAVVGSFAGGFVLIPLFGVQNSISCIAFINVLIGMSCVAFASALRNKIKIIVAGCLVIAAGLLFAFTPRNAFLHVYDARTKEPDYQMLYLKENVNGTVAVFKETRQSGRKYMLIDGIGEVSTDYFSMRAFRMLGLLPALYSPGAKNALVVTFGSGIAAGTIANLPGIEKVECIEICKEAFNAANSFAVENHDVLHNPKVRYVVNDGRNFLFTTRKRYDLISADASHPTSSDSWILYTKEFYELCRSRLSDSGVMCQWIPLRGVLEKDYKTILNTFRSVFPYMTLWYAGGYKAIGHTILCGSKRPMKIDMGRAGALLDDSRVKSDLEQVNVFSLQDVFNCFVMDQDSATVFGSGAALNTDDRPVVIFSKAELWKKPFIGLRSMMRYRMNIYPELCGMDSVKGVQIKQAVDKNFEAMGHSIQGQILEFEEFVMRMDFDPRLPDAALAPNLSRSRDMLKQVLTEYTTALEQNTDDAHTRYLMIQDYSEYRAIMAYLDRVQKRRQGR